Proteins encoded by one window of Porphyromonas vaginalis:
- a CDS encoding TIGR04133 family radical SAM/SPASM protein has protein sequence MKLSKHKSVGQTLLRPAFKQRIALDLHRILQAENVRRHPMTTLFWECTLRCNLHCGHCGSDCRVESGVDELSVADFIQIIDGLTPHVDPNKLLVIFTGGEALVRKDIEEAGLALYRRGYPWGIVTNGMLLDAQRLDSLRRAGLHTATVSLDGFAEAHNALRGHPLSYERAWRAIQLLTQAEDLVWDVVTCVNPMNFDTLPAFRQQLVDAGVKRWRLFSIFPVGRAAENKQLQLSDSQYYQMMQFIIETNEAGEIEAQYGCEGYLGAFEGRTRQQFYQCRAGVNIASILCDGSISACPSIRFDHKQGNVHHDDLWQVWEERFESYRDRSWAKTGPCADCKSWKYCLGNGMHLRDDEGKLLVCHLQRLEAGAEALHASRAR, from the coding sequence ATGAAACTGAGCAAGCATAAGTCCGTCGGGCAGACGCTCTTACGTCCAGCATTCAAGCAGCGCATCGCACTAGACCTGCATCGTATCTTGCAGGCGGAGAATGTGCGCCGGCATCCGATGACGACGCTCTTCTGGGAGTGCACGCTGCGCTGCAACCTGCACTGCGGGCACTGCGGCAGCGACTGCCGTGTGGAGAGTGGTGTCGACGAACTATCGGTCGCTGACTTCATACAGATCATTGATGGGCTGACACCTCACGTCGATCCCAACAAGCTACTAGTCATCTTCACGGGTGGCGAGGCACTCGTGCGGAAAGACATCGAGGAGGCGGGGCTAGCGCTCTACCGTCGTGGCTACCCTTGGGGCATCGTGACCAATGGGATGCTACTCGACGCACAGCGCTTGGATAGCTTGCGCCGTGCCGGACTACACACAGCGACGGTGAGCCTCGATGGCTTTGCCGAGGCACACAACGCTCTGCGTGGACATCCGCTCAGCTACGAGCGAGCTTGGCGGGCGATACAACTACTCACACAGGCCGAAGACTTGGTCTGGGACGTGGTGACCTGTGTCAATCCGATGAACTTTGACACGCTCCCCGCCTTTCGTCAGCAACTGGTCGATGCGGGTGTGAAGCGATGGCGACTCTTCTCGATCTTCCCCGTGGGGCGTGCTGCGGAGAATAAGCAGCTCCAGCTCTCCGACAGTCAGTACTACCAGATGATGCAGTTCATCATCGAGACGAACGAGGCGGGAGAGATCGAGGCGCAGTATGGTTGCGAGGGCTATCTAGGCGCCTTCGAGGGGCGTACGCGTCAGCAGTTTTACCAATGTCGTGCAGGCGTAAACATAGCCTCTATCCTATGCGACGGCTCTATCAGCGCCTGCCCGAGTATTCGCTTTGACCACAAGCAGGGCAACGTGCATCACGACGACCTGTGGCAGGTGTGGGAGGAGCGCTTCGAGAGTTATCGTGATCGCTCGTGGGCTAAGACAGGTCCCTGTGCCGACTGCAAGAGCTGGAAGTACTGTCTGGGCAATGGTATGCACCTACGAGACGATGAGGGCAAGCTCCTCGTCTGCCACCTCCAGCGTCTTGAAGCCGGGGCCGAGGCACTACATGCCTCTAGAGCAAGATGA
- the queG gene encoding tRNA epoxyqueuosine(34) reductase QueG — protein MTHQSLSPTELIVHYAHDELRLSAVGLAPAGAVPSEVWQAYQQTITGEAYAGLDYLQRYDDVRSDPRKLLPEAKSIIVVAQSYYPPVKQPLSAPQVAYYAYGRDYHKVVRKKLERLLAFIQSEVDSSATGRVCCDTAPLLERYWIMQSGLAYQGRSKMMIIPRLGTFFIYGFLVVSLPLEYGAAIDRSYCGRCRRCIDHCPGGALQVDGTFLADRCLSYLTIEHRGAWPEGVAERLGNRLFGCDVCQTVCPHNAHCAPHDEPDFMIRPAIAQLTYEQLANFTPQLYETLTIGSSMRRCAYEDLLRNAQAVLANHTTSL, from the coding sequence ATGACCCATCAGTCGCTGTCGCCTACGGAGCTGATCGTGCACTATGCACACGATGAGCTACGCTTGAGTGCCGTAGGCTTAGCCCCAGCTGGGGCCGTTCCATCAGAGGTGTGGCAGGCTTACCAGCAGACCATCACGGGAGAAGCTTACGCTGGCCTAGACTACCTACAGCGTTACGATGATGTGCGGTCGGATCCACGCAAATTACTCCCCGAAGCTAAGTCGATCATCGTCGTGGCGCAGAGCTATTACCCGCCTGTCAAGCAGCCACTATCGGCACCCCAAGTAGCTTACTACGCTTACGGACGCGACTACCACAAGGTGGTGCGCAAAAAGCTCGAGCGTCTCCTCGCATTCATCCAGTCAGAGGTGGACTCAAGTGCCACGGGGCGTGTCTGCTGCGACACGGCTCCGCTACTGGAGCGTTACTGGATCATGCAGAGCGGACTAGCCTATCAGGGCCGCTCGAAGATGATGATCATACCTCGTCTAGGCACATTCTTTATCTATGGCTTCCTCGTTGTATCCCTACCGCTAGAGTACGGCGCAGCGATAGATCGTAGCTACTGTGGTCGCTGTCGGAGATGTATCGACCATTGTCCTGGAGGAGCTTTGCAGGTCGACGGCACTTTCCTCGCCGATCGCTGCCTGAGCTACCTAACGATCGAGCATCGGGGGGCGTGGCCCGAAGGCGTTGCTGAGCGTCTAGGTAATAGACTCTTCGGCTGTGACGTCTGCCAAACGGTCTGTCCGCACAATGCGCACTGCGCACCACACGACGAACCAGACTTTATGATCCGCCCCGCCATTGCCCAGCTAACTTATGAGCAGCTGGCAAACTTTACACCACAGCTCTACGAAACCTTAACGATAGGCTCCTCGATGCGACGATGCGCCTACGAAGACCTCCTCCGCAATGCCCAGGCGGTCTTAGCCAACCATACCACTTCCCTATGA
- a CDS encoding bile acid:sodium symporter family protein, with protein MTRHYNIADLRGRFMRRLKDYGLPLSILIGIVGYRPLSTLSPAIPYMLMLMLFFSFLKLTPRDLRIRPIHFLLQLIQIVLAVGGYLLVRYSGISESTLLAEGLMICFFCPAASASPVVIGFLGGNVALGTTYVLLTSVGVIALAPLLLGFFGSSAMDYGATFVQIFYRVLPVITLPLLVAWAVRYGVKPVYRVLTKIPSASFWVWLLCLSLIMANTVHFIAEEPREMIPTMILLGVMGLIACIVQFALGKWLSKRILGESITLGQSLGQKNSTIAIWLAQSYLNPLSSVAMAAYSIWQNLLNAYQIHRATQRSNQKPSHKRKSKQND; from the coding sequence ATGACAAGACACTATAATATAGCAGACCTACGAGGACGCTTCATGCGCCGACTGAAAGACTACGGTCTCCCCCTCTCCATACTCATCGGCATCGTTGGCTATCGCCCGCTCTCCACGCTGAGTCCCGCCATCCCCTATATGCTGATGCTGATGCTCTTCTTTAGCTTTCTCAAGCTCACCCCTAGAGACCTGCGCATACGACCCATCCACTTCCTCCTACAGCTCATACAGATCGTGCTAGCTGTGGGCGGCTACCTACTGGTGCGCTACTCGGGCATCTCCGAGAGCACGCTCCTCGCCGAGGGACTCATGATCTGCTTCTTCTGCCCCGCAGCCTCCGCGTCACCCGTGGTCATCGGCTTCCTCGGGGGCAATGTAGCCCTAGGCACCACCTACGTCCTGCTCACCAGTGTGGGGGTCATCGCCTTAGCGCCGCTCCTGCTAGGCTTCTTCGGCAGTAGTGCGATGGACTACGGAGCCACCTTTGTGCAGATCTTCTACCGCGTGCTACCCGTCATCACGCTGCCCCTACTCGTCGCTTGGGCCGTCCGCTACGGCGTCAAACCCGTCTATCGGGTACTCACGAAGATCCCCTCAGCCAGCTTTTGGGTCTGGCTCCTCTGCCTCTCACTCATCATGGCCAATACGGTGCACTTCATTGCTGAGGAGCCACGAGAGATGATCCCTACGATGATCCTGCTAGGCGTCATGGGGCTGATCGCCTGCATCGTTCAGTTTGCCCTCGGCAAGTGGCTCAGCAAGCGAATCCTCGGCGAGAGCATCACCCTCGGGCAGAGCTTAGGACAGAAAAACTCAACCATCGCCATCTGGCTAGCGCAGAGCTACCTCAACCCGCTCTCCTCCGTCGCTATGGCCGCCTACTCCATCTGGCAAAACCTCCTCAACGCCTACCAGATACACCGCGCCACGCAGCGCTCCAACCAAAAGCCCTCCCATAAGCGAAAGTCTAAACAAAACGATTAG
- a CDS encoding DUF4846 domain-containing protein, translated as MTRRKKTVLLVIGAMALVMLLCGLWLWRSMRTSNPWGAQTIGDIATPAGYSRVEAPAGSYTAYLRALPLKPWGARVQLYTGGDARLQFLSTAVIDQDILSNDEQCADVTMRLRAEYLWQKGRYREISFRNVHGKTMRYSGGASRSAFERYMRGVYGACSTFSLYQETKPRAIQDVMPGDVLVYPARPGRKYGHAVMVVDVARSRSGKVAIMCIEGNTPAREKHLVRNPNPLHNPWFILNEGDEAIQISVFRFNKYELRHY; from the coding sequence ATGACTAGACGAAAGAAGACGGTGCTACTGGTCATCGGGGCTATGGCTCTGGTGATGCTGCTCTGCGGACTATGGCTATGGCGCTCTATGCGCACGAGCAATCCGTGGGGCGCTCAGACTATTGGCGACATAGCCACCCCCGCAGGCTACAGCCGTGTGGAGGCTCCCGCAGGGAGCTACACGGCTTATCTACGCGCTCTACCCTTGAAGCCTTGGGGTGCTAGGGTGCAGCTATACACGGGAGGCGATGCACGCTTGCAGTTTCTCTCCACAGCGGTGATCGACCAGGACATACTCAGCAATGATGAGCAGTGTGCCGATGTGACTATGCGTCTGCGGGCTGAGTACCTTTGGCAGAAGGGACGCTACCGAGAGATCAGCTTTCGCAATGTCCATGGCAAGACGATGCGCTACTCTGGCGGAGCGTCTCGTAGTGCCTTCGAGCGGTATATGCGAGGCGTCTATGGCGCTTGCAGTACCTTCTCGCTCTATCAGGAGACCAAGCCCCGTGCTATACAAGATGTGATGCCAGGCGATGTGCTCGTCTACCCGGCACGGCCAGGGCGCAAGTACGGTCATGCCGTTATGGTGGTCGATGTGGCACGGAGCAGATCGGGCAAAGTGGCGATCATGTGCATAGAGGGCAATACCCCCGCTCGTGAGAAGCACCTCGTGCGCAATCCCAACCCACTGCATAACCCGTGGTTTATACTCAATGAGGGAGACGAAGCGATACAGATCTCAGTCTTCCGCTTTAACAAATACGAGCTCAGACATTACTAA
- a CDS encoding alpha/beta hydrolase, with protein MKKKILTALLLLLLVLSATWFYKLLFLWLALLLWRKELLSKIPYRHANRIMIALMVVTLFIAMPRYRTNSSDRIQLIYQDSEGHATTPPLYQYLANTIVPEEEAMSWGLRVAAILPREAMSSLSKSLINQYKDEYRSCGNRCFTRPIRSLRWSTSNPMSGVCSQFFNSFAAPHQAVYLIRPKQYQRDKSYPLVVFCHGGLGNWKLYTSILSQLDNCVVLAIPSHDLTGFFSPSDIAGIFDRQIPFLEERGYHIDRSQLHLMGLSNGFTASDIAYRNYGKRFKSITYISCQPSQTKRIGAKIILIGGGKDETAANQPALAKRMRANGMQTALYWDAADTHYTLLHNRKAIVALLNKELELS; from the coding sequence ATGAAAAAGAAGATCCTCACGGCCCTGCTCCTCTTACTCCTCGTCCTGTCAGCAACTTGGTTCTACAAGCTACTCTTCCTATGGCTCGCCCTACTCCTCTGGCGCAAAGAGCTCCTGAGCAAGATCCCCTACCGTCATGCTAACCGCATCATGATCGCGCTAATGGTGGTCACACTCTTTATCGCTATGCCCCGCTACCGCACGAACTCCTCCGATCGTATCCAGCTCATCTACCAAGACAGCGAGGGGCATGCTACCACGCCACCACTCTACCAGTACCTAGCCAATACGATCGTCCCCGAGGAGGAGGCTATGAGCTGGGGACTACGCGTAGCAGCCATCTTACCGCGGGAGGCTATGTCGTCGCTCTCCAAGAGCCTCATCAATCAGTACAAAGATGAGTACCGTTCCTGTGGCAATCGTTGCTTTACACGTCCCATAAGGAGCTTGAGATGGTCCACCTCCAACCCCATGTCGGGTGTCTGCTCCCAGTTTTTCAATAGCTTTGCAGCCCCTCATCAGGCGGTCTATCTGATTCGTCCTAAGCAGTATCAACGCGACAAGAGCTATCCGCTCGTTGTCTTTTGCCATGGAGGGCTGGGCAACTGGAAGCTCTACACCAGCATACTCAGTCAGCTGGACAACTGCGTCGTCCTAGCCATCCCCTCGCACGACCTCACGGGCTTCTTCAGTCCGAGCGACATCGCTGGGATCTTTGACCGTCAGATCCCCTTCCTCGAGGAGCGGGGCTACCATATAGACCGCAGCCAGTTGCACCTCATGGGACTCTCCAACGGCTTCACCGCCAGCGACATCGCCTATCGCAACTACGGTAAGCGCTTCAAGAGCATCACCTACATCTCCTGTCAGCCTAGTCAGACGAAGCGCATCGGTGCCAAGATCATACTAATCGGTGGGGGCAAAGATGAGACCGCTGCCAACCAGCCCGCTCTAGCTAAGCGAATGCGTGCCAATGGCATGCAGACGGCACTCTACTGGGACGCTGCAGACACGCACTACACGCTCCTGCACAACCGCAAGGCGATCGTTGCCTTACTCAACAAAGAGCTAGAGCTATCCTAG
- a CDS encoding tetratricopeptide repeat protein — MKRIMALLLSLVCLATMLSAQEQDTTALSAQDLPTLERTFDTFSPDLQDTLGIIMSEPEDQAAFLEHVQKALQSEPNNGVAWAYVATIYRMQRKPEQALEAATKAITLLQAKPARRAMVYSLRSDIYSDLDDGVKALMDLHSAIKDAPDTPDLYLKRGNLYGAMEQYDLAEVDMRKVASLDPKNPTGYIGLAVIAMLQERLEDAIQNLNEAIKVAPDESILYYLRANVYIKLEHYNEAMDDIIYTIANSLANEDTYTLLNIIAAQAMPTLEAKLKAVESVSKTGEYLFLIGLAHQNIGDDKGALEYYLQVTERQELTDFVASHIATAYQMIGDYSSALKYIDEAISLDPTDQTYIYSKAQMLFEDGNFRRALAESNKYVSLVPDDLDGYYQRAQIKSKLQDLQGAIDDYSKAIELSDTFLWAYLKRADRYTALGHKDTATADYRKVIDILQEHDATDITMAYAYQSLGEQEQAIAAIAKCIEEDPDDADLYYSISGVYGRMGNTEQALDNLRIAFEKGYNSFSFIEQDDDLAALRDTPQYKALVQQYKEKLGYKMPQ; from the coding sequence ATGAAGCGAATCATGGCTCTACTGCTAAGCCTTGTCTGCTTAGCCACTATGCTGTCCGCTCAGGAGCAGGACACGACAGCTCTCTCTGCACAAGACTTGCCCACCTTGGAGCGAACCTTTGACACATTCTCACCCGACCTCCAGGATACCCTAGGGATCATCATGTCTGAACCTGAGGATCAGGCAGCGTTCCTCGAGCACGTCCAGAAAGCACTCCAGAGCGAGCCAAACAATGGTGTCGCTTGGGCTTACGTCGCCACCATTTACCGTATGCAGCGCAAGCCCGAGCAAGCTCTAGAGGCTGCCACCAAGGCGATCACACTCCTACAGGCGAAGCCCGCACGTAGAGCTATGGTCTACAGCCTCCGCTCAGACATCTACTCCGACCTTGATGATGGTGTCAAGGCACTTATGGACCTGCACTCAGCTATCAAGGATGCTCCCGACACGCCTGATCTATACTTAAAGCGTGGAAATCTCTATGGCGCTATGGAGCAGTACGACCTCGCAGAGGTGGATATGCGTAAGGTCGCTTCACTCGATCCTAAGAACCCAACGGGCTATATCGGATTGGCCGTGATTGCGATGCTACAAGAGAGGCTGGAGGATGCCATACAGAACCTGAACGAAGCTATCAAGGTTGCCCCAGACGAAAGCATTCTCTACTATCTGAGAGCTAATGTATACATCAAACTAGAGCACTACAATGAGGCGATGGATGACATTATCTATACCATTGCAAACAGCCTTGCAAACGAAGACACCTATACCCTCCTCAATATCATCGCAGCTCAGGCAATGCCTACTCTCGAAGCTAAGCTCAAGGCTGTAGAGTCCGTGAGCAAAACGGGAGAGTACCTCTTCCTTATCGGTTTGGCACATCAAAACATCGGAGATGACAAAGGTGCGCTGGAGTACTACCTGCAAGTCACAGAGAGACAAGAACTAACCGATTTCGTAGCCAGCCACATAGCGACTGCCTATCAGATGATAGGCGACTACAGCTCGGCACTCAAGTATATCGACGAAGCTATCTCGCTAGACCCTACGGACCAAACCTACATTTACAGCAAGGCTCAGATGCTCTTTGAGGATGGCAATTTCCGAAGAGCTCTCGCAGAGTCGAATAAATATGTCTCCCTTGTACCTGACGACCTTGATGGCTACTATCAGCGTGCTCAGATCAAGAGTAAGCTCCAGGACCTCCAGGGGGCCATCGATGACTACTCCAAGGCGATCGAGCTAAGCGACACATTCTTATGGGCTTACCTCAAGCGAGCAGATCGCTACACAGCATTGGGACACAAGGACACCGCCACGGCCGACTATCGCAAGGTGATAGATATCCTACAGGAGCACGATGCGACAGACATAACTATGGCTTACGCTTACCAGTCTCTAGGCGAGCAGGAGCAGGCCATCGCGGCCATCGCTAAGTGTATTGAGGAGGACCCAGACGATGCCGACCTCTACTACAGCATCTCAGGGGTCTATGGTCGAATGGGCAATACAGAGCAAGCACTGGACAACCTACGCATCGCCTTCGAAAAGGGATACAACAGCTTTTCATTCATCGAGCAGGACGACGACCTTGCCGCCCTACGAGACACCCCGCAGTACAAAGCACTCGTGCAGCAGTACAAGGAGAAGCTCGGCTACAAGATGCCCCAATAA
- a CDS encoding transposase, producing the protein MKEEKSNRGRKGYPLDFKWRVIDDLLATGESIATTSQRYGITTRTIRNWLRTFGVELPNQSSSSTMSKTNKNKDVDPEYAELKRENARLKAALFQAESKALVNKTLLEVVLNRYHIDLKKKTDLQP; encoded by the coding sequence ATGAAAGAAGAAAAAAGTAACCGAGGACGAAAGGGATATCCCCTAGATTTCAAGTGGAGAGTCATTGATGACCTCCTAGCCACTGGCGAGAGCATCGCCACGACCAGCCAGCGCTACGGCATTACCACACGCACCATTCGAAATTGGTTGCGTACCTTTGGAGTAGAGTTACCCAACCAAAGCAGCAGTAGCACTATGAGCAAGACAAACAAGAACAAAGACGTAGATCCAGAGTACGCAGAACTCAAGCGCGAAAACGCTCGCCTCAAAGCAGCCCTCTTCCAGGCTGAGAGCAAGGCATTAGTCAACAAGACACTACTCGAAGTGGTCTTGAATCGCTACCACATTGATCTAAAAAAAAAGACCGATTTGCAGCCGTGA
- a CDS encoding IS3 family transposase, whose amino-acid sequence MRQLEHAKVRDQKLSITYLCQLLEVSRKGYYKHTFTEQDEDVKVASVLHYCQYVRSKLHRAGVDTLQQCANEYFEGTFQVGRDWLYKVLGANDMLLRSRKRKRPPQTTKGVVNHGFQDHLNTTPKYIATDHCRLTVSDITYVKCLGGFAYLSLTMDAYSRIITGFDLQPTLSTEGPYNALRQTVDFYQKHGFDLKGLIFHSDRGCQYVSKQMTDYEASLGIVTSVTQTGNPLHNAMAERLNGIIKNDWLYNFEDKPIDQVREILSQTIALYNTARPHRAINKKTPMQMLIPDYPNPITTQPSKKQTSKNNSPKAPSLKSPSSCRLTPHKDLSLCTSAVKTTTSRVP is encoded by the coding sequence GTGAGACAGCTTGAACACGCCAAAGTGAGAGATCAAAAGCTCTCCATAACCTACCTTTGTCAGCTACTAGAAGTCAGCCGCAAAGGCTACTACAAGCACACCTTCACCGAGCAAGACGAAGATGTCAAAGTAGCCTCCGTCCTACACTATTGCCAGTATGTGCGAAGTAAGCTCCACAGGGCAGGCGTAGACACCCTTCAGCAGTGTGCCAACGAATACTTCGAAGGAACCTTCCAAGTAGGTCGCGACTGGCTGTACAAAGTCTTAGGAGCCAACGATATGCTGCTGAGAAGTCGCAAGCGCAAGCGTCCACCCCAGACGACCAAAGGCGTGGTCAATCACGGCTTCCAAGATCACCTGAACACCACCCCTAAATACATTGCCACTGACCATTGCCGGCTCACCGTCTCAGACATAACCTACGTCAAATGTTTAGGGGGCTTCGCATATCTCTCCCTGACGATGGACGCTTATAGCCGCATCATCACCGGCTTTGACCTGCAGCCCACGCTCTCCACAGAGGGCCCCTACAACGCACTAAGACAGACCGTTGACTTCTACCAGAAGCATGGCTTTGACCTCAAAGGGCTCATCTTCCATAGCGACCGAGGCTGTCAATATGTCTCCAAGCAGATGACCGACTACGAGGCCAGCCTAGGCATCGTAACCAGTGTCACCCAGACAGGCAACCCTCTCCACAACGCTATGGCAGAGCGACTTAACGGGATCATCAAGAACGACTGGCTCTACAACTTCGAGGATAAGCCCATAGATCAAGTTCGAGAGATCCTCTCGCAAACGATTGCTCTCTATAACACAGCGCGTCCTCATCGAGCCATCAACAAGAAGACTCCGATGCAGATGCTCATACCAGATTACCCCAACCCTATAACCACACAACCCTCTAAGAAACAGACATCTAAGAACAATTCACCAAAAGCTCCGAGCCTCAAATCTCCGAGCTCATGCCGCTTAACTCCACACAAAGACCTATCTTTGTGTACCTCCGCAGTAAAAACGACCACAAGTCGTGTACCCTAG